Proteins found in one Haloferax litoreum genomic segment:
- a CDS encoding DUF5827 family protein has translation MPKPKDEFDTLYGYLLYEPADVLHADYMYTVPEIARMLQGLDPTTELSEDTEDRLIEWTIPWIIVNQEDFVINDPRSDEPGYYGLHPDAVPDEDEE, from the coding sequence ATGCCCAAACCGAAAGACGAGTTCGATACCCTCTACGGGTACCTCCTGTACGAACCAGCCGACGTTCTCCACGCCGACTACATGTACACCGTCCCCGAGATTGCCCGGATGCTGCAAGGCCTCGACCCGACGACGGAACTCAGCGAGGACACCGAAGACCGCCTCATCGAGTGGACGATTCCGTGGATTATCGTCAATCAGGAAGACTTCGTCATCAACGACCCCCGAAGCGACGAACCGGGGTACTACGGACTCCACCCGGACGCCGTCCCGGACGAAGACGAAGAGTAA
- the thyA gene encoding thymidylate synthase codes for MRQYLDLVTDVLGTGTYKPNRTGVDTISGFSKHYEVDLQEGFPLLTTKDLSGFRWNSLIHELLWYLSGEEHIKNLREETGIWNAWADEEGHLDTAYGRFWRRYPVPEEGLPGEAWPDDDQRWMNDEGTFDQLAYVLDTLEENPNSRRMVINAWHPANAAVSTLPPCHYTFVFNVQGGTLNLHLTQRSGDIALGVPFNLAAYAILAQVVAQQAGFELGKFAHTIVDAHVYCGTGERGAWYDENLDELQSRLADAQSGEDYLDVREWLLETAPEEADGEEDYDHVPGLLLQASREPRERPTLDVADVPLSDLTFDDIVLRDYDPADGIRFAVAE; via the coding sequence ATGCGCCAATACCTCGACCTCGTCACGGACGTTCTCGGCACCGGCACGTACAAGCCTAATCGAACGGGTGTAGACACCATCTCGGGCTTTTCGAAGCACTACGAAGTCGACCTGCAGGAGGGCTTCCCACTGCTCACGACCAAGGACCTCTCGGGATTCCGCTGGAACTCGCTCATCCACGAACTCCTGTGGTACCTCTCCGGCGAGGAACACATCAAGAACCTCCGCGAGGAGACGGGCATCTGGAACGCGTGGGCCGACGAGGAAGGACACCTCGACACGGCGTACGGCCGCTTCTGGCGACGCTACCCCGTCCCCGAGGAGGGACTTCCGGGCGAGGCGTGGCCCGACGACGACCAGCGCTGGATGAACGACGAAGGCACGTTCGACCAACTCGCGTACGTCCTCGACACGCTCGAAGAGAACCCCAACTCCCGGCGAATGGTCATCAACGCGTGGCACCCCGCGAACGCCGCCGTCTCGACGCTTCCGCCGTGTCACTACACCTTCGTCTTCAACGTGCAGGGCGGCACACTCAACCTCCACTTGACGCAGCGCTCCGGCGACATCGCACTCGGCGTCCCGTTCAATCTCGCCGCGTACGCCATCCTCGCGCAGGTCGTCGCCCAGCAGGCGGGGTTCGAACTCGGGAAGTTCGCCCACACCATCGTCGACGCCCACGTGTACTGCGGAACCGGCGAACGCGGGGCGTGGTACGATGAGAACCTCGACGAACTCCAGTCTCGTCTCGCGGACGCACAGTCCGGCGAAGACTACCTCGACGTACGCGAATGGCTTCTCGAAACGGCCCCCGAAGAGGCCGACGGCGAGGAAGATTACGACCACGTTCCCGGCTTGCTCTTGCAGGCCTCCCGCGAACCGCGTGAACGCCCGACGCTCGACGTAGCAGACGTGCCTCTCTCGGACCTCACCTTCGACGATATCGTCCTCCGCGACTACGACCCCGCCGACGGGATTCGCTTCGCGGTGGCCGAATGA
- a CDS encoding dihydrofolate reductase: MSGETPVRFVLVAAVADNRVIGRDGEMPWHLPEDLAHFKETTMGHPVVMGRKTYESIARHLDGPLPGRHSVVLTSRDIDLPDGAETVASIDEAVTASHVAADDMGVETVYVVGGATVYEQFVDRASGMVLTELDEAYEGDTRFPEWDPEVWVETDRDERDGFAFVVYVRRDESTSGDER; encoded by the coding sequence ATGAGCGGAGAGACGCCCGTCCGGTTCGTCCTCGTCGCCGCCGTCGCCGACAACCGTGTCATCGGCCGTGACGGCGAGATGCCGTGGCACCTCCCGGAAGACCTCGCGCACTTCAAGGAGACGACGATGGGTCACCCCGTCGTCATGGGTCGAAAGACGTACGAGAGCATCGCGCGGCACCTCGACGGTCCGCTTCCGGGTCGACACAGCGTCGTCCTCACGAGTCGTGATATCGACCTTCCCGACGGCGCAGAGACAGTCGCGTCGATAGACGAAGCGGTCACCGCCAGCCACGTTGCCGCCGACGACATGGGTGTCGAAACGGTGTACGTCGTCGGTGGGGCGACGGTCTACGAGCAGTTCGTAGACCGGGCGTCGGGGATGGTCCTCACCGAACTCGACGAGGCGTACGAGGGTGACACTCGGTTCCCCGAGTGGGACCCGGAGGTGTGGGTCGAGACGGACCGCGACGAGAGAGATGGGTTCGCGTTCGTCGTCTACGTGCGTCGTGACGAGTCGACCTCGGGTGACGAGCGATGA
- a CDS encoding SDR family oxidoreductase: MRDNLADRVALVTGASAGIGEATAHALADAGANVVLLARREDRLLGIAADLESEYGVETLVVPTDVRDEDAVEAAFDQTRDEFGRLDVVVNNAGLARGSDVESMSTTEYRQMMDTNVDGVFFVSRAALPHLRETAGNLIFVGSFAGQYPRPFNPVYAASKWWVRGFAHSLEGQVGDADVGITVVNPSEVRTEFGSEDGEAFEVRFESGEVTEPEEIANAIRFAALQDDSTVSELDLYRRDKFTGW; encoded by the coding sequence ATGCGTGACAATCTGGCAGACCGTGTCGCACTCGTCACCGGGGCGAGCGCAGGTATCGGCGAAGCAACCGCACACGCCCTCGCAGACGCGGGCGCGAACGTCGTCCTCCTCGCTCGACGCGAGGACCGACTGCTCGGTATCGCCGCGGACCTCGAATCCGAGTACGGCGTCGAGACGCTCGTCGTCCCGACTGACGTCCGCGACGAAGACGCCGTCGAAGCGGCGTTCGACCAGACGAGAGACGAGTTCGGCCGCCTCGACGTCGTCGTGAACAACGCAGGCCTCGCCCGCGGGTCGGACGTCGAGTCGATGTCGACCACCGAGTATCGGCAGATGATGGACACGAACGTCGACGGCGTCTTCTTCGTCTCTCGTGCCGCCCTCCCACACCTCCGCGAGACGGCGGGGAACCTCATCTTCGTCGGCAGTTTCGCCGGGCAGTATCCCCGGCCGTTCAACCCGGTGTACGCCGCCTCCAAGTGGTGGGTTCGCGGGTTCGCCCACAGCCTCGAAGGGCAGGTCGGCGACGCCGACGTCGGTATCACGGTCGTCAACCCGAGTGAGGTCAGAACGGAGTTCGGGTCGGAAGACGGGGAAGCGTTCGAAGTCCGATTCGAGTCCGGTGAAGTCACCGAACCAGAAGAGATAGCCAACGCGATTCGGTTCGCTGCGCTACAGGACGATTCGACCGTCAGCGAACTCGACCTCTACCGGCGCGACAAGTTCACCGGGTGGTAA
- the sod gene encoding superoxide dismutase, protein MSYELDPLPYDYDALEPHISEQVLTWHHDTHHQGYVNGWNAAEETLAENREAGEFGSSAGALRNVTHNGSGHILHDLFWQNMSPEGGDEPEGALADRIAEDFGSYEAWKGEFEAAAGAAGGWALLVYDSFSNQLRNVVVDKHDQGALWGSHPILALDVWEHSYYHDYGPARGDFVSAFFEVVDWEEPSARYEQAVELFE, encoded by the coding sequence ATGAGCTACGAACTCGACCCGCTTCCGTACGATTACGACGCGCTCGAACCGCACATCTCCGAACAAGTCCTGACGTGGCATCACGACACCCACCATCAGGGCTACGTCAACGGATGGAACGCGGCCGAAGAGACGCTGGCCGAAAACCGCGAAGCCGGCGAGTTCGGTTCGTCCGCCGGTGCGCTCCGCAACGTCACGCACAACGGCTCCGGTCACATCCTGCACGACCTCTTCTGGCAGAACATGTCGCCGGAAGGCGGTGACGAGCCCGAGGGTGCGCTCGCGGACCGCATCGCGGAGGACTTCGGCTCCTACGAAGCCTGGAAGGGCGAGTTCGAGGCTGCTGCCGGCGCTGCCGGTGGCTGGGCGCTCCTCGTCTACGACTCGTTCTCGAACCAACTCCGCAACGTCGTGGTCGACAAGCACGACCAGGGCGCACTCTGGGGCAGTCACCCTATCCTCGCCCTCGACGTCTGGGAACACTCCTACTACCACGACTACGGCCCGGCCCGCGGTGACTTCGTCAGCGCGTTCTTCGAAGTCGTCGACTGGGAAGAGCCATCGGCCCGCTACGAGCAGGCCGTCGAACTCTTCGAGTAG
- the sufB gene encoding Fe-S cluster assembly protein SufB yields MSTRQEKHFEEADVQNRFDFKKEQKAAFVAEKGLTEETVRVISEDKGEPEWMLERRLRALRMFQQMPMPSGWPGQPDLSEVDVDVIVPYIRPDVEVRGGVRDWRDLPEDIRDTFDKLGIPEAEKNALSGVGAQYESEIVYQNMREEWEKEGVVFMDMDKAVREHPDLVEEYFMTKCVPPSDNKFAALHGAIWSGGSFVYVPEGVTVDMPVQAYFRMNSAGMGQFEHTLIVAEKNSEVHYIEGCSAPKYSAFNLHSGCVEVFVKEGAHVQYSTVQNWSKNTYNLNTKRAIVGKNGRMEWISGSMGSKATMLYPATILNGRGASDNHITIAFASEGQNIDTGAKVYHNAPETKSTIVSKSISRGGGRTNYRGLVRIAHGATDSSCSVECDALMFDNVSTSDTMPHIEIHENKVDVAHEATVGKIGDEDVFYLQSRGLGDDEAKQLIVSGFIEPITKELPIEYAVELNRLVELEMEGSLG; encoded by the coding sequence ATGAGCACCCGTCAGGAGAAACACTTCGAGGAGGCAGACGTCCAGAACCGATTCGACTTCAAGAAGGAGCAGAAGGCCGCGTTCGTGGCCGAGAAAGGCCTCACCGAAGAGACCGTCCGGGTCATCTCCGAGGACAAGGGTGAACCGGAGTGGATGCTGGAGCGTCGCCTCCGCGCGCTTCGGATGTTCCAGCAGATGCCGATGCCGAGTGGGTGGCCCGGCCAACCCGACCTCTCGGAAGTCGACGTGGACGTCATCGTGCCGTACATCCGTCCCGACGTGGAGGTACGCGGTGGCGTCCGCGACTGGCGTGACCTGCCGGAGGACATCCGCGACACGTTCGACAAACTGGGTATCCCGGAAGCCGAGAAGAACGCCCTCTCCGGCGTCGGTGCCCAGTACGAGTCGGAAATCGTCTACCAGAACATGCGTGAGGAGTGGGAGAAAGAAGGGGTCGTCTTCATGGACATGGACAAGGCCGTCCGCGAACACCCCGACCTCGTCGAGGAGTACTTCATGACGAAGTGCGTCCCGCCGAGCGACAACAAGTTCGCCGCACTCCACGGCGCAATCTGGTCCGGCGGGTCGTTCGTCTACGTTCCGGAGGGTGTCACCGTCGACATGCCTGTGCAAGCGTACTTCCGCATGAACTCGGCCGGCATGGGCCAGTTCGAACACACGCTCATCGTCGCGGAGAAGAACTCCGAGGTCCACTATATCGAGGGCTGTTCGGCACCCAAATACTCCGCGTTCAACCTCCACTCGGGGTGTGTCGAGGTGTTCGTAAAGGAGGGAGCGCACGTGCAGTATTCGACCGTCCAGAACTGGTCGAAGAACACGTACAACCTCAACACGAAGCGTGCCATCGTCGGCAAAAACGGGCGCATGGAGTGGATTTCGGGCTCGATGGGGTCGAAGGCCACCATGCTCTACCCGGCGACGATTCTCAACGGCCGTGGAGCCTCTGACAACCACATCACCATCGCCTTCGCCAGCGAAGGACAGAACATCGACACCGGCGCGAAAGTCTACCACAACGCCCCCGAGACGAAGTCGACTATCGTCTCGAAGTCTATCTCACGCGGCGGTGGCCGCACCAACTACCGCGGCCTCGTCCGTATCGCACACGGCGCGACGGACTCCTCGTGTTCCGTGGAGTGCGACGCACTGATGTTCGACAATGTGTCCACCTCGGACACGATGCCTCACATCGAGATTCACGAGAACAAAGTCGACGTGGCGCACGAGGCGACGGTCGGAAAGATTGGCGACGAAGACGTGTTCTACCTCCAGTCACGTGGCCTCGGCGACGACGAGGCCAAGCAACTCATCGTCTCGGGGTTCATCGAACCAATCACGAAGGAACTGCCCATCGAGTACGCAGTCGAACTCAACAGACTGGTCGAACTCGAGATGGAGGGGAGCCTCGGATAG
- a CDS encoding MOSC domain-containing protein, translating into MTDGAEADDQQTADAAATLDRIAVYPVKSLDPEYVERTQLVENGGLSGDREYAIFDADGNYVNGKRERAIHRIRSSVSLDDDTIRLSAPDCDDYDGPIADADDWLSTYFGYDVELRRDSSGGFPDDTTASGPTVISTATLERVASWFDGIDTDEMRRRLRPNLELDAPDPFWEDHLFDRRETGVEFSIGLASFVGINPCQRCVVPTRDPDTGEATPAFRETFVTKRRETLPPWSGGDWFDHDFRLMVNTVVPESSWGETLTVADDVTVGDVVSADSLGLA; encoded by the coding sequence ATGACGGACGGGGCAGAGGCGGACGACCAGCAGACAGCAGACGCCGCAGCGACGCTGGACCGTATCGCGGTCTATCCAGTGAAATCGCTGGACCCAGAATACGTCGAGCGAACCCAACTCGTCGAAAACGGTGGCCTCTCCGGCGACCGCGAGTACGCCATCTTCGACGCGGACGGAAACTACGTCAACGGGAAGCGAGAACGCGCGATTCACCGAATCAGAAGTTCGGTCTCACTCGACGACGACACGATTCGACTCTCTGCGCCCGACTGTGACGACTACGACGGTCCAATCGCCGACGCCGACGACTGGCTTTCGACGTACTTCGGGTACGACGTCGAACTCCGGCGCGATTCTTCGGGGGGGTTCCCCGACGACACCACCGCCAGCGGTCCGACTGTCATCTCGACGGCGACGCTCGAACGGGTCGCGTCGTGGTTCGACGGCATCGACACCGACGAGATGCGTCGCCGACTCCGGCCGAACCTCGAACTCGACGCTCCCGACCCGTTCTGGGAGGACCACCTGTTCGACCGCCGAGAGACGGGCGTCGAGTTCAGTATCGGGCTCGCCTCGTTCGTGGGAATCAACCCGTGTCAACGCTGTGTGGTCCCGACACGCGACCCCGACACCGGCGAAGCGACGCCAGCGTTCCGCGAAACCTTCGTGACGAAGCGCCGCGAGACGCTTCCCCCGTGGTCCGGCGGCGACTGGTTCGACCACGACTTCCGACTCATGGTCAACACCGTCGTCCCCGAGTCCTCGTGGGGTGAGACGCTCACCGTCGCTGACGATGTTACCGTCGGTGACGTGGTGTCGGCCGACAGTCTCGGTCTGGCGTGA
- a CDS encoding metal-dependent hydrolase family protein — translation MFTLTGARVVDADGTRDANVVIDETTGRIESVGDDIDGEARDVSGLVVAPGLIDSHVHLMMDSRPDVASYRSDPVERACYRATASLRETLEAGVTTVRDLGSPGDLATSAKAAVADGDVPGPRVLAAGENVVMTGGHGHWFGREADGPNEVRKAAREQLKRGADVVKCMATGGVLTEGAVTGAPELTEDEIRALVDAASAKGVPTAAHAHGEEGIKNAARAGITSIEHGMFMDEEAAQLLAENGTYWVPTASAVLEIVEHGIDAGIPEEAVAKAEDAAERFEVAWEHALDAGVKIAMGTDAGTPFNEHGQNALREMELMVDYGLSPAEALDAATVSAADLLGLDDVGKVAEGYVADLVVLADDPSDDASAWRTTEQVYRAGSQVV, via the coding sequence ATGTTCACACTCACCGGTGCACGGGTCGTCGATGCCGACGGAACCCGCGACGCCAACGTCGTCATCGACGAAACGACGGGACGAATCGAATCGGTCGGTGACGACATCGACGGTGAGGCGCGCGACGTGTCGGGCCTCGTCGTCGCGCCCGGGCTCATCGACTCCCACGTCCACCTGATGATGGACAGTCGTCCCGACGTGGCGTCGTACAGAAGTGACCCAGTCGAGCGTGCCTGTTACCGGGCGACCGCCAGTCTCCGCGAGACACTCGAAGCAGGCGTCACGACGGTCCGTGACCTCGGGTCGCCGGGGGACCTCGCGACGAGTGCAAAAGCCGCCGTCGCCGACGGTGACGTCCCCGGCCCGCGTGTCCTCGCCGCCGGTGAGAACGTCGTCATGACTGGTGGTCACGGCCACTGGTTCGGCCGCGAAGCGGACGGCCCCAACGAAGTCCGAAAAGCCGCCCGTGAACAACTCAAGCGTGGCGCTGACGTGGTCAAGTGCATGGCGACCGGTGGAGTCCTTACGGAGGGTGCGGTCACGGGTGCCCCTGAACTCACCGAAGACGAGATTCGCGCCCTCGTGGACGCCGCGAGTGCCAAAGGCGTCCCAACCGCGGCCCACGCCCACGGCGAAGAAGGAATCAAAAACGCTGCCCGCGCCGGCATCACCAGCATCGAACACGGGATGTTCATGGACGAGGAAGCGGCCCAATTGCTCGCCGAAAACGGGACGTACTGGGTCCCGACAGCCTCGGCAGTCCTCGAAATCGTCGAACACGGAATCGACGCCGGCATCCCCGAAGAGGCAGTCGCCAAGGCAGAAGACGCCGCCGAACGCTTCGAAGTCGCGTGGGAACACGCCCTCGACGCCGGTGTGAAGATTGCGATGGGAACCGACGCGGGGACGCCGTTCAACGAACACGGCCAGAACGCGCTCCGCGAGATGGAACTGATGGTCGACTACGGCCTCTCACCCGCCGAAGCCCTCGACGCGGCAACCGTCAGCGCGGCAGACTTACTCGGACTGGACGACGTCGGCAAAGTCGCCGAGGGGTACGTCGCTGACCTCGTCGTCCTCGCCGACGACCCGAGCGACGATGCGAGTGCGTGGCGGACGACTGAGCAGGTGTATCGCGCCGGGTCACAGGTCGTCTAA
- a CDS encoding DUF4177 domain-containing protein produces MTDTRWEYKIVRTSDGGLFSGDTGPMEDALNSLGGDGWELVDTISDSRGAGAGSGQTALVFKRPRR; encoded by the coding sequence ATGACCGACACTCGCTGGGAGTACAAAATCGTCAGAACGAGCGACGGTGGCCTCTTCAGCGGCGACACCGGCCCGATGGAAGACGCGCTCAACTCACTCGGCGGTGATGGCTGGGAACTCGTCGATACGATTTCGGACTCACGCGGTGCCGGCGCAGGAAGCGGACAGACGGCGCTGGTATTCAAACGACCCCGAAGATAA
- a CDS encoding DUF7522 family protein yields MSDATSRLVEIFQSFGGDALRDLWVFDRGGYEHLYLRDDVADAIDSVDVSRLVDNERFGYVTRDTYEALYYADYGYTVRGFDTFEQFRTFVGGKPVGVFAGFDRESGGRDFATLNDRLQEIDAEFDVSSLVTVETPLD; encoded by the coding sequence ATGAGCGATGCTACTTCACGCCTCGTCGAAATCTTCCAGTCGTTCGGCGGGGACGCACTACGGGACCTCTGGGTCTTCGACCGAGGAGGATACGAGCATCTCTACCTCAGAGACGACGTCGCCGACGCGATAGACTCGGTCGACGTGTCTCGATTAGTGGACAACGAGCGGTTCGGCTACGTGACGCGAGACACCTACGAGGCACTCTACTACGCCGACTACGGCTACACCGTCCGCGGGTTCGACACGTTCGAGCAGTTCCGGACGTTCGTCGGTGGCAAGCCTGTCGGCGTGTTCGCGGGATTCGACCGCGAATCTGGTGGCCGAGATTTCGCCACGCTGAACGACCGTCTACAGGAAATCGATGCAGAATTCGACGTCTCGTCGCTCGTCACCGTCGAGACTCCCCTCGACTGA
- a CDS encoding DJ-1/PfpI family protein yields the protein MHVAILLYDGFDELDAVAPFEVFQNAGAFGADCRAELVTLDDRDFVTASHGMRVGVDGVLDPEVDRPDLLVVPGGGWNSRAEQSAWAEAEKGDVPDAIATLHEAGTTVAGVCTGGMLLSRAGILDGRPAVTHGSALDDLRETDAEIVSARVVDDGDVLTAGGVTSGLDLSLHVVEREFGTDVADRVATEIEYERRETPFEG from the coding sequence ATGCACGTCGCCATCCTCCTGTACGACGGATTCGACGAACTCGACGCCGTCGCACCCTTCGAAGTGTTCCAGAACGCCGGCGCATTCGGCGCAGACTGCCGCGCCGAACTCGTCACGCTCGACGACCGTGATTTCGTGACTGCGAGTCACGGGATGCGCGTCGGCGTCGATGGCGTCCTCGACCCGGAGGTGGACCGCCCTGACCTCCTCGTCGTCCCCGGCGGCGGGTGGAACTCTCGCGCCGAGCAGAGTGCGTGGGCAGAAGCAGAGAAGGGCGACGTTCCGGACGCGATAGCGACACTTCACGAGGCCGGAACGACTGTTGCTGGTGTCTGTACGGGCGGGATGCTCCTCTCGCGAGCAGGAATCCTCGACGGCAGACCCGCCGTCACTCACGGGAGTGCACTGGACGACTTACGTGAGACTGACGCCGAGATTGTCTCTGCTCGCGTCGTCGACGATGGTGACGTACTCACTGCCGGTGGCGTCACCTCGGGTCTCGACCTCTCGTTGCACGTCGTCGAGCGCGAGTTCGGAACCGACGTCGCAGACCGCGTGGCCACAGAAATCGAATACGAACGACGAGAGACCCCGTTCGAAGGCTGA
- a CDS encoding universal stress protein has translation MYRLLIPIDDDEDRALRQARFVTDQPYDLSEAEAVLTHVMHGREKDAPKSMQHPGRVASVKRAREYLEDHGVEVTTVEASAPPEDGIIELVDEVDADHVVMGGRKRSPAGKAVFGSVTQTVILKSDVPVTVTG, from the coding sequence ATGTACCGACTACTCATCCCCATCGACGACGACGAGGACCGTGCGCTTCGACAAGCGAGGTTCGTCACCGACCAACCGTACGACCTGTCCGAAGCAGAGGCCGTGTTGACGCACGTGATGCACGGGCGAGAGAAAGACGCTCCAAAATCGATGCAGCACCCGGGACGCGTCGCGAGTGTGAAGCGAGCCAGAGAGTACCTCGAAGACCACGGCGTCGAGGTAACCACCGTCGAGGCCAGCGCCCCACCGGAAGACGGCATCATCGAACTGGTCGACGAAGTCGACGCCGACCACGTCGTCATGGGTGGGCGAAAACGCTCGCCCGCCGGCAAGGCCGTCTTCGGGAGCGTCACCCAGACGGTCATCCTCAAATCCGACGTTCCGGTGACGGTCACCGGATAG
- a CDS encoding archaeal proteasome endopeptidase complex subunit alpha → MNRNDKQAYDRGTSLFSPDGRIYQVEYAREAVKRGAPVVGVRTTDGVVLAAQRSSPSSLMETKSIEKIHKLDDSLGAASAGHVADARKLVDFARTTAQRERLRYGEPIGVEALTKAITDNIQESTQSGGTRPYGASLLIGGVEDGRGRLFATDPSGTPQEWKAVAIGGRRNDIQAALEAQYTDDLSLDDGLSLALGALREADPELTASDVSAVTLSEDGFVTLDEATISEAFADVEPDADEE, encoded by the coding sequence ATGAACCGAAACGACAAACAAGCGTACGACCGCGGAACCTCCCTGTTCTCACCGGATGGCCGTATCTATCAGGTCGAATACGCGCGTGAGGCCGTCAAACGCGGTGCGCCGGTCGTCGGCGTCAGAACGACGGACGGTGTCGTCCTCGCGGCCCAGCGCTCTTCGCCCTCGTCGCTCATGGAGACGAAGAGCATCGAGAAGATTCACAAACTCGACGACTCCCTCGGTGCTGCCAGTGCGGGCCACGTCGCCGACGCGCGCAAACTCGTGGACTTCGCTCGAACGACCGCGCAGCGTGAGCGACTCCGCTACGGCGAACCGATTGGCGTCGAAGCGCTCACGAAGGCCATCACCGACAACATCCAAGAGAGCACGCAGTCCGGCGGCACCCGACCATACGGCGCGTCGCTCCTCATCGGCGGCGTCGAAGACGGGCGAGGACGCCTCTTTGCGACCGACCCCTCGGGCACCCCACAAGAGTGGAAGGCCGTCGCTATCGGTGGCCGCCGCAACGACATTCAGGCCGCCCTCGAAGCGCAGTACACGGACGACCTGTCGCTCGACGACGGTCTCTCCCTCGCGCTGGGTGCACTGCGTGAGGCGGACCCCGAACTCACCGCCAGCGACGTGAGCGCCGTCACGTTGTCCGAAGACGGGTTCGTGACGCTCGACGAAGCGACGATTTCCGAAGCGTTCGCCGACGTCGAACCCGACGCGGACGAGGAGTAG
- a CDS encoding HVO_2922 family protein, with product MSKAHFEVYVDAEGQYRWRLVHDNGNILADSGEGYASKQKAKQGIQSVKQNASEAEVVEK from the coding sequence ATGAGCAAAGCGCACTTCGAGGTGTACGTCGACGCCGAGGGACAGTATCGGTGGCGTCTCGTCCACGACAACGGAAACATCCTCGCGGACTCGGGCGAGGGGTACGCGTCGAAACAGAAGGCTAAACAGGGTATTCAGAGCGTCAAACAGAACGCTTCGGAGGCCGAAGTCGTCGAGAAGTGA
- a CDS encoding MBL fold metallo-hydrolase — protein MIRNLAQGIRTFTSNVFLVDGDTTALVDAGANFDIVPKIQEFTDEVDAVYLTHTHPDHVGNVDALRDAFDVQTWGYDAGNLAVDNRIEDGERIQIGDDVYEAIHTPGHKDDHLCFFSRGSGVCFAGDLVFANGGFGRTDLPEGDREVLIESIDRLREATGDDVTEIYTGHGPSIVTRPQDDLELAARAARVNR, from the coding sequence ATGATTCGCAATCTCGCGCAGGGGATTCGGACGTTCACCAGCAACGTCTTTCTCGTCGATGGGGACACCACCGCACTCGTCGACGCCGGGGCGAACTTCGACATCGTCCCGAAGATTCAGGAGTTCACAGACGAGGTAGACGCCGTCTACCTCACACACACGCACCCTGACCACGTCGGCAACGTCGATGCGTTACGGGACGCGTTCGACGTACAAACGTGGGGCTACGACGCCGGCAATCTCGCCGTCGACAACCGCATCGAAGACGGCGAACGCATCCAAATCGGCGACGACGTGTACGAGGCTATCCACACGCCGGGGCACAAAGACGACCACCTCTGTTTCTTCTCTCGTGGTTCTGGGGTCTGCTTCGCCGGCGACCTAGTCTTCGCCAACGGTGGGTTCGGCCGGACCGACCTCCCGGAAGGTGACCGCGAGGTACTCATCGAGAGCATCGACCGTCTCCGCGAAGCCACCGGCGACGACGTAACCGAGATATACACGGGTCACGGCCCGAGCATCGTCACGCGACCACAGGATGACCTCGAATTGGCGGCCCGTGCCGCACGAGTGAATCGCTGA